TTCACAGGCAGAGAGCTTTTCTGATCGATTTTTTGGTTGTAACTGTGTGACAAAAACTCAGTCTGATATTTATACTCAATacgttatttaatatttttttattgttcagaTGCATAAATATCTACTCACACATGACAGTGATGTTGACAGCAGGAGAGggcagatgttcatgtcctctGACGACGCAGCTATAACTGCCAGAATCACTGCGCTCTGACAGAAACTGGAGTGTTTCTTTGTGGATGTTTAAAGCCTGTCCATTTTTGTACCAGATGAATCCGTCTGTCAGATTACATGTCGTTTCACAGGTCAGATTGACTGTTTGTTTCTTCAGCACCAGCTGTGGTGCCTTTACCTGAAGAGCTAAAAGAGAAAACACATCTTTAGCCATGTCCAATAAATCTAATTATTAATAGACATGAAGGAGTGAAGTGGATTACCTGAAACATTCAGCAGAATTCCCACTCGACCAATCCATCTTTGTAAATCTGTTTCAGTTAGTATTCTGAAACAATATGCTCTTTCATCGTTTTCAGTGATGTTGTGCAGTCTAAGAATGGcagttttgttttctctgtcttCAGTGTATTCAACCCTGTCTTTATACTCGGGGTATTCTGTTAAACTTTTGATATcttctgttttgttctgtttctcaCACATTATCCAAAATGTATCACTCAGTTTATACTGCTGAGGGTATGTATACGAGCATGACATATTTACTGTGGATCCTTTAAGAGCACATATTGATTTAACCTCATAACTCACAGTCCAGTTTTGTCCAAAAACTCCTgcaacacaaaacataaatcaatGGTGAAGCTTAATTTTTTGCAAACATAGCTAAATAATACCAATCAGTTGTTGTGAAACGTTTTAAAAGCCCTGCAGATGAAtgttgcaatatatatatatatatatatcaagatGATCCAAAACAAGAAGCACATCAACATGCAGAGCAAAATATAAGATCCAACTAAATGCAAGACACCATTAGACAAGTTGAtataatcatcatttaatttccAAATTTCACCAGTTCAACCACACTTCCTCTCTCTTAAGCCCAACCCTCTAAAGACATGGGAGCCAAACTAATTTCAGCAACTATGAACATGCAAAGTGAATGACAGGCTCAGAACATTTCTGattagctaaaaaaaacaaaatgtcaggCTGCTTGAATATAAGGGACCGATTTGGAATCGCTCagattcttcttattattattctcaaaAGTGAATCGCATTTTTAAATGCCTAAACGTGCTCAAAAACTAACAAATCTTTGcacacacaccaaaagtgatgaaaatttacatctgatatgggtgggtgctataaaatttcaacaaagtgcccctcgagccatgtttcacatacatgtattaAATTAAGTAGACACATgaaacacaccaatacctataAAAAGTCCCATGGTACGAAgtccaaaacccaacaggatgtctgttgttttgaattttctctgcaagttttgtgcagtttttgccattttcaggtgtTGTATTTAAGCAAACTCcttctagagatttaaacagatcaacaccaaatttggtcagtctaatctaaagccatTTGTGGCATTAAATTGCCAGTTTTCATTGAAGGACATGTCCGCGGcaaactttgatgtttcgccatgataaaagaagttgttataattcaggcatacaatgtccaatctgcaccaaaatcCACATGTTTGATTAacgtcctgtcctgaacacatggcCATTTTCAGTTATAGCCATAGCACCAcatgctggcaacaggaagtaaCATTTAATGatatcaacattatatttggtcagtctactgtAAAGGCCTTTGCCATGTTAcattgcaaagatcttgagttttcgttccgtggcggcctgacaaagttcgattTTCGCCATGGTAatagaagttgttgtaactcagtcATACAATGTCTGCTCTGCCACAAACTGCACACGTTCAATAAgaatcctggcctgaacacatctaaaaacaattatttgttataatcataacgccacctgctggcaacaggaaattacttgttttacactaacttaaacatgcaatgtccaatctgcaccaaacttcacatgtttggtaagagtcctgacctgaagacatctaaaggccagcATTCGATTATAATTATACCGctacctgttggcaacaggatatgtGATGCTTTGCATGCTTtgaactcaaacataccatgttcaatttTCAATCATGTTTATATCATGTTCAATGTTCAAGAAGCTTGGCACATATAAAAAGACTTTGACATGTTCCTTTTATATTTACCAccttaaatgcatattgcttaCCGTTTGCGATTTTCCTAAACCCACCGGGTGGTGGTGAGCCCGGATGCAGGGGCCCTTTcaatgctgcttgcagctttaagtTATGTTTGCTATtgcagaaaacattttgaagtgATGATGTAACAACTGTGACTTACCAGAAATCATGAGCAGAAAGATGAGGGGAAGAGAAAGAGTCATTCTGACCTTTACCACCACTGCAATCCATAACAAATGAGATTACTTAACAACAGTTATTAGTTACAGTATACAGGATAGTAACAATCACAAACAGTCATTCTGTGTTAGTAAAGTTATGCACATTGgtctaataaaattatttgctAACAGCAGGTCATTTATCCTTAGtcaaatcatttattcattctaaTTAATTTGTTGTCTAACAGAGGTTTATGTGTTGCTCTTTTAAAGAGTTTGAAGAGACCTTTAGACACTTCATGAATATCAGAGATCAGACAATATTTAAGTTTAGCATctgaaaagtttgtttttatctACAAAGAACATTTCTTTATTCTTCACATCTTTTCATACCTTGaatttaaattcacatttgaaatgtacacgctttttattatataatgtgtAAAAACTCTCATACCTTGTTCGCAGTGAATTTCATCAGTAGTACACAATAAGAAAATGTTGTAACATGTCAGACAAGTTACGATAAACTGCAAGGGATTATAATAACTTCCAGTTTCTATGCAAATGCTTTCTATGGAActcagctgaaataaaaacttcTCCATATTTGTAAAATTACCCACTTTACTGCAAATGTCAATTCACAATCGTTTTAAAGAATCTTTGCATATATGTCAgtgtataaatgtctttaggCCATATAGTGAACAGGAATCTCACATTCAAACAAGAGATTTAGGctgcattaaaggattagttcacttcaagAATGAAAGTGGCATTGTTAGCTTTCTCCCACAGATCTGAGATCAGTTCATCTCtctgtacactcttaaaaataaatgttccgAAAGGCTGTTTTTTCAGTGATGCCGTAGAATAACCAtatttggttccccaaagaactttTCAGTGATCAGTTCCTAAAACAACCATTttgaaaaattgtaaaaatctaaaaaacctttttcgcatttgaaaggttccatggaggttcaaggttcttcatagaaacATTGATgcccataaagaacctttatttttaagagctaaTTCTAGATCAGTCTGAAAGTGAAGCACTTTATAGGCAGCTGTCATGTGAGTGTTATTTAGCCTGTCAAGAGCATACACTACAGACCCGTAATACTTCTCAAATCATTCACAGCATGTCATGGCCTGCCAGTACACAGGTGAAACTCACAAGTGATCAGGTGGCAATCAAATAGTCCTTTATCacattaaccctctggggtctgagggtgttttggggccctggagaagttttgacatgccctgacattggTGCTTTTTttagtatcttaaaaacatattaatggctgaGGTctaattacattgtaatcagcacaaactgggctacaataatatgtaggcaacatgaatgtacatgtttgtgtttttgagaaaacaatgtttatgcgtggttagtgaaaatcaatttttttttcaagaaacacATACTGAACATTTCACATACTGAACAGTTCACAAGACTTTaggaactggatgtggtagactagagttttttctacaaaatgatgtgaaagtCATCTTGTTCAGtcattcacaaaaaacaatattcttatttaaattttctaagacgtcttttgtgatcgaaagggaatatgcgagggagtgacaatgggcactgaatatttagtgattcacacctgagagacaaaagaccctcccctaatggcccatcaatgagactctgactgtcaggtagaaacaatgtgagaagattcagagattggggttttagattatctgtattttatttataacacagtataatataaacatacattatgaaggtcaaatacacattattaagcacactgatctaaccacagagatgtgaacagacatTGTGTAatttctgaaaactgttttctgaattcttttcaacaagtaacacaagtaaatcatacctgatttttaagtgcttgcaaaaatcatcatcagtagtcaaggaaGTTGTTTTATCATTAGAATATCCGTGTAGATGAAAATCTGATGTTCATAGAGTGCGCTCAGAGGAAAAGTTTGCAGGATTCATCTgctgtgcaggtatcagatcacaaacaactaaaacaaaacaaaaaacacctgtgagcatgttaatatcaggagcaatttaaagcatccttgctaaatacaaGCATTAGTTCTATAAGTTCTATcccaaaaatattcatataggtatctggtcactaaaataaataaataaatgaataaatcagtgagcATGTTGATAGGCCTGGAGCAATATTTACGTTAGCAATCACTAATATTGCCCGTGTGATTTTATAGCTATCATATGTACACATgctgtgtatttattattatacagaacaaaaacaacatctgagaaaCTGAATTACTATTAAGCACATACACGTTTGATTAGCTAGTAGTAACTAGTCTAAGCATTCTTagacattacttttatatcgtctaaacattagccctacttttatgtcaatttgtttatgaaacataaaacattcctgacgccttacagatgcattgaaaagttgcctatgatattttaaaatgttgcacttgatttcacacattttagtcAGGAATGATAGCTTTGGAAAAGTCCAACTAGTTAATGCGTTCAAGTTTATGTCACAACAACACATTATCTAATGTcaataagaaacattacttacactgtatACGAGATCCTCGTCATCTGCCTGTAGCCGCGCTCGCGTTCtgtttgtgagataaacaagCTTAGCCTGTTCCTCTCAGCGCGTCCTCATCTGGAGTAAATACAAGGCTTTTTCCTCTCAGCGTCTTCTtccaaaaacgaaagtatccGACACAAACACGTTGCCGCTTTGTTTACGAGTCGATGTGGGCGTTCATTTCATTGTTCATTGAGCATACACAAATGAAAGTACACTTTCTACAGATTCAGGTGATGTACTACTTTTATGTGTCCAATCAAAATTGATGGAGCAATTCAAGTTCTTTTTGCTGTCATCTGGAAAATGCCAGCGCCttaagctgcatttacactagCAGCGACGTCTGTCGCATATTGCCAGTGGCTGGCGACGAGGTTCCTAGTGGACGTACTCACTACTGGTTGCATAGCGAATCAGTTTTCTTGCCGCtaattacaaacattttggaggcaaaagactaaatataatataaatataaattaaatctgtacttacaaacaaaaacgaatgaGAAGCAGAGCCTACTTTTTCCATTGCCTATCTAGGGATGACAGGAGAATGATCACATGAGCTCTACTGTCTTCATTCCTATTGGCTGTCGCTCCCGAAAGTCGCTCTTAATTTGCATAAAGTTAGGGAATTTCTGAATTCTGAGCATTATTCATATTGCTGGCATTAAGATGAATCCACGAGTCATCTTTTAACGTAAGTGTCACAATCGCCTACTAAAGGTGCGAGGAGACGCGGGTAAACACAAAACCTGTCGTGATCCTGGCTCTGTCTGGGTTTTTCCTGcctgtgtgtctgtttgtggtTTTGTTGTCATCTCGCCACGTGCGCTGTGACTACGTCACTCTCCCCACCCCGTGTCTCCCTCCAGCTGTTTCTCTTTTCCCATTTTCACATTCACACCTGTTTTCGTTCTCTGCTAATTTCTTCCTCTCTATTTAAACTCTCGTCCCCTCTGTCCTGTGTCAGTCCGTTTTGATCTCTTGCCAAGTCTAGTCTAGTCCTGTTTATTCTCTGCAATTTTTCTCCGCGCCTTtggcttttgttattttttgctcTTTGCCCATAGTACCCGCTGGTGTTCCGCTTTGTCAGCTTGATGGTGTTGCAGCTCTGCATTGCGTGCCGTGTCAACCTCAGTGTGCTTCCTCGTGCCGGGTCGAGATCGCTCCCCCGAAGATTCTCCGTTTGTTACTGCTGTGATCGTTCAACGCCGGGTCGAGATCGCTCCCCGAGGATTCTCAGTTTGTTACTGCTGTGATTGTTCAACGCCGGGTCGAGATTCTCTCCCCGTGCCTCGTCATCCTCCGTGAGTTTTGCCTAATGGGTCAAGTTTCCTCCCTGTGCGTTTTTGGACTGTGAGttcttttttttgctttccCCAGATCACCTCCAGGGAGGAGCGCTGGGAGGACTATTTTCCttgaatattgtgtttttttgtgttttttcaatGAACCCATTTTTGCCCCGCATTTGAGTCTCCCGTATCAGTCATGACAAAACCACAGTCTTTAGATGAaacctaaaatattttaataatttgggGTGAGCATAGTCATCAAACGTCCTACAACTGAGACAGCAGGGTAAAACATCAAAATGCCAAAACCTTtaaaagagagagcgagagaccCTTGTACCCTTGACCACAAATACCTCACAgtacatgaaaaatgaaaaacactaAAGCAAGAAAAAGTTATCGTAAAGTCTGGATATAGATCAGTCCAGATTATTTGAGGCTGCTGTAAATCACAGATACATCCTCTTGGCTTGCAGCAGATCTGCAAAAGTGACAAATACATAGATGAGAGTGAGATCATCACAGAGCATGAAACTTGATGAAGccaaacagatttttaaaggCGTTGTGCAAGGACTGGCCTTTAATGAATGTCCTGGACTAATTTCATGAAACAATAATATGATCTGTTGGTTTATTACATACTTTATGGTACTGTTTTCTATAAGAAGCACTTTGCAAATAACAATGATTTTTACTAAGACAGAATAATTCCTGTTTTCTCACTTGGCTTTAGAAGCAAGATGGTGAATTGTAATGCTGGCGTACTCAATCTCCTCCTCTTCAGGTTTCTTTGCGTCTATATCTCTGCCATCCTGGACAGAAGCATTTTCAGCATCTCCAGATTCGGAGGCTTTTCCTGCAGAAGTCTGCAATAGAATCATTGCGGCATAAACTGGAACTTCTTTTGTGATTGATACTACAATCCATGAACATTCAACTCTGCACAgctgtaatatttaaaagtgtataatTAACACGCTACCTAtagaaattcatttaaataatgtattttcaattaaatatctTGTAtccatttgtatttttatactttacaaAACAATGTCAAGTGAATATTAAAGGAAACTTTTGTGACATTTCATAAGCTGTTGATATCTCACAAGGTTAAATCTGTTAGAAAGGGCTGAAAAATATCAGTCCAGTCACATTAGATCTACAAATTCTATGATACAATGAAATATAAAGCAATTTAACTTTAGCTGCACTCAAGCCTGTAATATACTGTTAACATGAAGGACTTTTCcaaattaattagatttttacagGAGTTAcccatattttaaattatgcatttaacagaaaatacaggtaatttactgCCAAGatattatcagtttttttttttacactgtagaATGTGACTTACCCACCTTTTTTTGCTCAGTGTCCCTAGAGTCATTGTTTCTTCTCTTATTCCTGTTGTTGAATATTTAAggacaaatgtatatataaaagttgttaaaaacaaagacttaaaaaaaatggctgCAGCAGGTAAAATGTGAACATTTGTAGATAATGTCACTTTAAAATAGttcctttttattttcactGTTCAGAACTAAACATACCTGAAAAAGACCATTGCTTTACAGTTTGTGATTTACTAACTCCAGTCAAGTTtctgaatacattaaaattgcatatttttaaatgttatattctGCCCACTGACCTTTTGTGcacaatgatgatgatgagaaaCAAAAGCCCAAATCCAGCTACAGCTGCAGCAGTGACACAGACAGCAATGATAAACAAGCTATTTGAAACACCTAAGAGAAAGAATTATTTAtatgaaaagatttttttttttttatatataagtcTTTAAACACAGGATGATAAATATAGTTAAACAAGAAGAGCACAAGAGTGTGTGTTTACAGTGAATACCTTTAACAGTGACTGAAACAGATGCTGATCTCTGAGATCCATGTTTCATTCTGAGCCTCACAATAGTAGAGTCCACTGTGACTGGAGTTAAAGCTGGAGATGCTGAAACTCTGTCCAGATCCAATAGTTGAGTTTTGATTCTCCTTAAACCAGCTGAAGTTCAGAGCAGGAgggtttgaatcactgctgcagatcagagtcactgaatctccctccactaTTTCACCAGATGAATTAAGGTTCACCACAACATTTCTTGGTTTgtctgaaagaaataaaaataaaactgattggataaattatttgataaatcaataaaactggacattttattATCATAGTTGAGAATTTAACATCAGTGTTCACTTACACATCACATTCAGTATCACAGCATCAGAGTCCTTTTCTCCATGTTTATTTCTGGATCTGCACTTGTATTCTCCACTGTGATCAGAGCTGATCTTTGAGATGGTGTAGATCTTTCCAGATCCTACAGACTTTCCTTCCTTAAACCAGCTGAAGTTCAGAGCAGGAgggtttgaatcactgctgcagatcagagtcactgaatctccctccactGTTTCACCAGATGGACTGATGAACACTGAGATGTTCTTTGGAGGATCTGAAAAGACAAAAGTATAAAATGACGtgcattatgaaaaataattaggaAAATGATCAACCatatctgatcaaaaataaaggCAGACTTACACATGACATTTACAGTCACAGCAGCAGAGGCCTGAGGTCCATGTTCATTTCTTGCAGAGCAATGATAGTTTCCACTGGCCTCAGACTTAATGTTAGTAATTCTGTAGGTGTCACCAGATCCCAGTAATGTTTGCCCTTTAAACCAGCTGAAGTTCAAAGCAGGAGGGTTTGCATCACTGCTGCAGTTTagagtcactgaatctccctccactaTTTCACCAGATGGACTGATGGAAACTGAGGTGTTTTCTGGGGGATCTAGAAGTAAATCAGCATGATtttactttttgtctcacaattttcCAGAGGATCTCTTATCATTATGTCTTATCATTGCAGATCCTAAAAATAACGTTCACCTTTCGTGTCATTTCATCTTTTAAGGAAGGTGACTGCAGgcttatatattattaataaaactgatGAAGGACACTTAGCAATAAATCACATAAAGATGACTGAGTATATGTGGACCAAAATATGGGCAGATATATCTGTCAATATGCAGAGACCAGACTACTGCAGTAAGTCTGGTTTTGTTGTGGTCTCCCCTCTTTCCCGTCTAAGAATCACTCTTGAGTCTTGGGTTTGGATGCCAAAAGATAGACTTTATTGCCGAGGACAATCAAGCCGAGTTGTCTATAGAGAACTAATTTTTACTTGGTCGAGGATAGCTTTTATACTGGTCTAGTCACGCAAGCATGTCAACCTAAATCACTGGGGCGGGTGCCCCCTAAGGTAAACACTTCCATGGGAAACAGATGGTTTTCCTTAACAGCCTCTTAGTGGCCCCTAAAATAACATGAGATACAGCTCTGCTGGTGGGgccctaaaaaaataataaccatATGGGCTTGTCTATTTTTCCATACTTATGGGCCTTTTATCAACATAGAATGTGCTAGGCCCAGCAACACATAAGTAGGactataattataatagtaaattaatttggacacaattcctctaattttagttaataaaatcttcctcaGTTTTTATTTGTAGAAATATCATGTGCAAAATCCCTTGGATTCACTTCCAGAGAGCTTTTCTGATTGATTGTTTGGTTGAAGACTGGTTATATGTAACCATATTTTTACTCAGTTGTTTGATATCAGTTTTAATTATTCTCAGTGAAAAATATCTACTCACACATGACAGTGATGTTGACAGCAGGAGAGggcagatgttcatgtcctctGACGGCGCAGCTGTAACTGCCAGAATCACTGCGCTCTGACTGAAACCggagtgttttgttgttgatgtttaaAGCCTGTCCATTTTTGTACCAGATGAATCCCCGTGTCAGACTGCATGTCGTTTCACAGGTCAGATTGACTGTTTGTTTCTTCAGCACCAGCTGTGGTGCCTTTACCTGAAGAGCTGGAAAAAAGCCATTATATAACCATTATTATAACCATGCCcaagaaattaaattattaaaagacaTAAAGGAGTGAAGTTGATCACCAGAAACTGTAAGTTGAATTCCTGGTTTACCAATCCATTTTTCTTTATCTATTTCAGTTGTTAATCTAAAACAATACTCTGTCCCATCATTTTCAGTGATGTTGTGCAGTCTGAGAATGGCAGTTTTGATTTGTCTGTCTTCAATGTATTCAACCCTGTCTTTAAACTCTGGATATTCTGttaaatttttaaacttttgatatCTCCATCCCATCTCTTTATCCAGAATGTATCTATCAATTTAAGCTGCTGAGGGTATGTATATGAGCATGACATGTTCACTGTGGATCCTTTAAGAGCACATATTGATTCAGTTGTATAGATCACATtccagttttctccaaaaccCCCTGCAACACAAAACATATAGCAGATATATGGTCAGTTATTGTGAATCGAGTAATGTAGTAAAAGTAAAAGCAGATGAGTATGAAAGGTATTACCAAAAAGCACAAATTATCATGATGATGTTGAACAAGAAGCACATCAGCATGCAGAACAAAATATGAATTCCAACTAAATCCAACACAGCACTAAACAAGTTGATATAACCAtcatttaatttctaaatttcACCATTTCAACCACAATTTGTCTCTTTTAAGCCCCGCCCTCTGAAGACAAGCATTTAAGCTTGGCTAAAAAATATCATTCTAAGAGGGCAGGTTgagcataaaatatattttatgcgTGCTAttgcagaaaacattttaaagtgatGCTGTAACAGCTGTGACTCACCTGAAATCATGAGCAGAAAAATGAGAGGAAAAGAAAGACTCATTCTGACCTTCACCACCACTGCAATCTTCACAGCCACAACAACAGTTATTAGTTACAGTATACAGGACGCTAACAAGCACTGTCAGTCTGTGTTAGTGAAGTTATGCATGCTAGTATAGTAATAAACACTGTTAATAGCAGGTAACTTAATAATTCATGTGTTGTCATGCAGAGCCTTATGTGTTGCATTATTAGACTTTGATTATACAGTATCAGATAATATGTGTCAGAGATCTATAGACATTTTATGAATAACAGTGATCAGACAATACTGAATAGTGTACTGTGGCTCTTGTTTTGTAGTTAAAGTCTAGCATCTGAAAAGATCTGTTTTCATCTACAAGGAACATTTCTTTATTCTTcacatatttgcatattaaaattcacatgtaaaatgtacaagctcatattattaaataacatataaaaacTCTCATACCTCAATCGCAGTGGCTTCCATCAAAAGCGCACAAGGGGGAAATGTCCAGTTTGTAACATGTTAGACAAGTTAAACCGCCAGTAATTataataacttcctgtttctgTGGACATGTGTTTTGAATAACTCATATTTGTGAAATGACCTACTGCCTTTACTGTAAATGTCAATTCAaggtaattttatttgtatggcATTTTACAATTGTTTTAAAGAGGCTTTACATGTATGAATGTTTAAATGTCCTTACAGGAATCACATTCAAACAGGAGATATAGGCTACATTAAAAGAGTTTTAAGATAGCAAACGTTATTTTGAAAAACCATCACGCTCACAAGTCCTACAGCCTCCTCTTGTCAacctgaaagaaagaaagaaatgactGAAGTTGCTTTATCTAAAACAGTAAAtttcagccccaccctgctGCCTTAGCTAAAGTTTCTAAATTTAAAGACTTTTAGACAAGCTTTTTGTGTTATTTGAATTTTCAAACTTATTAAAGAGACATTTgatattttcacactgacatTGAagagcatttaattttttctggcTAAAGGTGAACAGGGTTATGAATGCGGAACTCTTACCCTTACATTCTCATACACAGGTTCATTTACATCACAATGTCTGCCGTGATGAGGTCTGGAATGATTCATCTTTGCCATTAAAAACACAGAGTAGagagatcataaataattaatgtCTGAAATCAGCTTGAGTCATTAATTTTAACTGCCAATTCATGTCTATGATCTGTAAACTACTGATAAACTCACTTTTCTCACCCAAGACTCAACTTAATCATTTCTTTTTCATCCACCTGCTTCTCTTTAAATAATAGGCCTACAGTATACTTCAAATTACTGGTGgtgtaaaataacttttcaaacaagctttttgtgtTATCTGAATTCCTATAgacatttgatattttcataCTGACACTGATGAGCATTTAAAGGGGTGGCTGACTGGgtaatttttcacataatttagcTTTATTCTACACCGTTCTGTCCCTTCTCTGATAAACGATCGGATGATTTCCAGGTTTTGTGAAGCCCCTCCCTCAGAAATATGCAGTGGGCTTAGATTGGTTAGCTGGCCCAGTGTGTTGTAATTCGCTAAACTGCTAGAGCGCATTCAGAAATGTTACGCCCCTCACATACGATCCGGTTGTATTGTAAACAATGACATTGTCAAAATTGCTTGTCAATTGCTTGAGC
This genomic window from Labeo rohita strain BAU-BD-2019 chromosome 1, IGBB_LRoh.1.0, whole genome shotgun sequence contains:
- the LOC127162845 gene encoding B-cell receptor CD22-like, which produces MTLSLPLIFLLMISGVFGQNWTVSYEVKSICALKGSTVNMSCSYTYPQQYKLSDTFWIMCEKQNKTEDIKSLTEYPEYKDRVEYTEDRENKTAILRLHNITENDERAYCFRILTETDLQRWIGRVGILLNVSALQVKAPQLVLKKQTVNLTCETTCNLTDGFIWYKNGQALNIHKETLQFLSERSDSGSYSCVVRGHEHLPSPAVNITVMYPPENTLVSISPSGEIVEGDSVTLICSSDSNPPALNFSWFKENQNSTTESGQSFSISSINSSHSGLYYCEAQNEYGSQRSASVSVTVKGVSNSLFIIAVCVTAAVVAGFGLLFLIIIIVHKRSKRRNNDSKDTEQKKVGNESLKFT